TCCGGGGTTGGATATTATGATTCTGTTTAAGACCGTGGCTGTTGTGCTGGGGAAGGTTGGATCGAAGTAGGATTGTTGTAAAAGGTCAATAAAAAGCATACGAAATGCTGAAAAGGCTACTTCTTTTAAGTATGTAGAGTGCAGAAATGTCTACTCAACAAAAGTACATAGATATAAAGGAGTAGAGGGGACAATATTGGTTGGAGAACATTATGAAAGATAGATTTGCAGTGTCCATGTTCGGACAAAAAAGACTGTCCCGTGAGGGCGGGATAGAGATTGTTGTAAAAGAATTGTGCACCAGAATGGCACGAGATGGATGTCAGGTTACCTGTTACAACAGATCTGGTCATCACGTGAGTGGTGCAGAGTATGACAATAAAATTGAATATGATGGAATCCGACAGAAATTTGTTCCAACTATTGAAGGAAAAGGTCTTGCAGCGGTGAGTTCCTCTTTCTTTGCGGCCCTGTACAGTGCTTTTGGAAAATATGATGTGGTACATATCCATGCAGAAGGTCCAGCTTTTTTCTCGTGGCTACCTAAGATGTTTGGAAAGAGGGTTGTGGTTACCATTCATGGTATAGACTGGCAACGGGAAAAATGGAAGTCAGGATTTGGCTCTAAATTCATCCGTCAGGGTGAAAAGAATGCTGTAAAGTATGCAGATGAAATCATCGTTCTGAGTAAAGGTGTTCAGGATTATTTCAGAGATACCTATGGCAGGGAGACACATTTCGTTCCGAATGGAGTGAACAGACCAGAAACCCGAGAAGCTGGTTTAATAACAGAAAAATTTGGACTGACGAAAGATTCCTACATATTATTTCTTGGTCGACTGGTACCGGAAAAAGGTATCCGGTATTTGGTTGAAGCGTTCAAGGATGTCAAAACAGATAAAAAGCTGGTCATCGCAGGCGGTTCCAGTGATACAGATTCCTTTATGAAGGAATTGAAAGAACTGGCGAAGGGTGACGATCGGATTCTCTTTACCGGATTTGTGCAGGGAGCGATGCTGGATGAATTATACAGCAACGCTTACATCTATACGCTGCCGTCTGATCTGGAAGGAATGCCATTAAGTCTTCTGGAAGCCATGAGTTATGGAAATGCTTGTCTGGTATCTGATATACCGGAATGTACCGAGGTGGTAGAAGATAAAGCAATCATATTCCGAAAATCCAATATCAAGGACCTGACAGAAAAACTGCAGGACGCATGCGATGATATTCGGAAGGTAGGAAAGTTAAAAGAACAGGCAGCCGACT
The sequence above is drawn from the Coprococcus comes ATCC 27758 genome and encodes:
- a CDS encoding glycosyltransferase family 4 protein: MKDRFAVSMFGQKRLSREGGIEIVVKELCTRMARDGCQVTCYNRSGHHVSGAEYDNKIEYDGIRQKFVPTIEGKGLAAVSSSFFAALYSAFGKYDVVHIHAEGPAFFSWLPKMFGKRVVVTIHGIDWQREKWKSGFGSKFIRQGEKNAVKYADEIIVLSKGVQDYFRDTYGRETHFVPNGVNRPETREAGLITEKFGLTKDSYILFLGRLVPEKGIRYLVEAFKDVKTDKKLVIAGGSSDTDSFMKELKELAKGDDRILFTGFVQGAMLDELYSNAYIYTLPSDLEGMPLSLLEAMSYGNACLVSDIPECTEVVEDKAIIFRKSNIKDLTEKLQDACDDIRKVGKLKEQAADFICAKYNWDEVVDKTLALYEEKSR